The Engystomops pustulosus chromosome 1, aEngPut4.maternal, whole genome shotgun sequence genome has a window encoding:
- the RHOH gene encoding rho-related GTP-binding protein RhoH: MNAIKCVLVGDAAVGKTSLLVRFTSETFPDSYKPTVYENTGVDVFMDGVQISLGLWDTAGNDAFKSIRPISLQHADIVLLCFSVANHTSFLNVRSKWIAEVKHQLPQVPVLVVATQTDQRELSHSRVPCISSVDGKQLAQDVRAKGYLECSALSNRGVQQVFECAVRTVVNQAKKRARRKRFFGNECKIM; encoded by the coding sequence ATGAATGCCATTAAATGTGTCTTGGTCGGGGACGCTGCTGTTGGGAAGACCTCACTTCTTGTCCGCTTCACATCGGAGACCTTTCCAGACTCTTATAAACCCACCGTCTATGAGAACACCGGAGTGGATGTTTTCATGGATGGAGTCCAGATAAGCCTTGGACTTTGGGACACCGCGGGCAATGATGCATTTAAAAGTATTCGTCCCATTTCCCTTCAGCACGCAGACATTGTCCTATTGTGTTTTTCCGTGGCCAACCATACTTCATTTCTAAATGTACGGAGCAAATGGATTGCTGAGGTAAAACACCAACTTCCCCAGGTACCAGTACTCGTTGTTGCCACACAAACTGATCAGAGAGAGCTGAGTCACTCTCGTGTGCCATGCATCAGCTCTGTGGATGGTAAACAGCTGGCACAAGATGTCCGGGCCAAAGGATACTTGGAGTGCTCAGCTCTAAGTAACCGGGGAGTCCAGCAGGTATTCGAATGCGCTGTACGGACTGTCGTCAACCAGGCGAAGAAAAGAGCAAGACGGAAGCGATTCTTTGGCAATGAGTGCAAAATTATGTGA